CTCCCGGAAATGGGGGCCAAGGTGCTGACCCTCCACTACGTGATGCCGGATTTGAAGCTGAATAAAAAGATATTGGCCACCATTGATACCATGGAGCATAAACCGATGATGATTGCCGATGCAGGCAGCATGTACGTGGCCAAGGCAGGGGGCGATGCCCATTATTACGATGTGTTCACTCCGGATTTGGGCGAGGCCGCTTTTCTTGCTGATGATAAGGCCGATCATCCCAGCTTCACCCGAGGCTTTATCTTCAATATGGAAGAGGATGTGCCGGAGTTGATTCGTCGGGCCTATGCTGGCAATAATGCCACGAAGACGATGTTTGTCAAAGGGGCTATTGATTATATCTGTCAGGACGGTGAGATCGTTGATACCATCAAGGAACCGAGCATTGAGACGATGGAGCCCATCGGCGGGACCGGAGATCTCATTACCGGGATGATCAGCGGCTTACTCTATGCAGGAGTTGACCCTTTACAGGCATGTCGGATTGCTGGCCGGGCCAATCGTGCTGCTGGCGAGCTTTCTCAGCCGACGCCTGCAACCCAGGTTCAGGAAATCCTGCGTTGTTTACCCAGAGCCTTGGATAAGGTGCATAAGGATTTGGGGCTGTAGGGCTGTAGGGACAGGCCCCCGTGCCTGTCCCCTCTTTCTCCTGATTCGCTGCAACTCACCGTTCAGCACACCGTTCAGCACACAGAATACCCAATGGAAAATTTCATCATCACCATAACCTTCCTGCTCATCGGGATGCTTATCAAACGCCTCCCCAACTTCCCCGACGAGACAGGGAACGCCCTGAATCTCTTTGTTATCTATATATCCCTGCCCGCCTTGGTTCTCCTTAAAATCCCGGAGCTGGCTTTTTCCCAGGATCTCCTGATTCCTGCGATTATGCCGTGGGGCATGCTCCTGTTCTCCAGTGCTTTGATCCTTATTTTATCCAAGCTCTTTCATTGGGATCGGCCAACAACCGGCTGCCTCTTACTCATTATTCCCCTAGGTAACACCTCCTTCTTGGGTATCCCTATGGTCAAGGCGTTTTTCGGCGAAGAGGCCATCTCCTATGCTCTGATCTATGATCAGTTGGGCTCCTTTCTGGCCTTGGCGACCTACGGCTCTCTTATCCTTGCTGTTTATGGAGCAGGTGAGAACAAACCCAGTATCCGGACTGCGCTTAAAAAGATTATAACCTTTCCCCCTTTTATCGCTCTGATCCTGGCCTTTGCTTTGAAATCCTTTGCCTATCCTGCTACAGTGACCAACCTGCTCAAAACAATGTCTGCCACCCTGGTTCCCTTGGTCATGGTGGCAGTGGGTTTTCAACTCACCCTCAAGCTGAATAAACACGTCATGTCTCAGCTGAGTATAGGGCTTGCAATAAAGTTGATCATCGCGCCCTTAGTAGCCTTGTTGATCTGCAAGATATTCGGCCTGAAAGGCGAGGCTGTGCAGGTATCAATCTTTGAGGCTGGCATGCCGCCAATGGTCTCGGCAGGGGCCTTGGCCATCCTCGCCAACCTGTCGCCCGCTCTGACTGCTGCTCTGGTCGGCATAGGGATTATTCTCAGCTTTGCGACCCTGCCGCTGCTTTATCAGCTGATGGTATGAAAAATCGTGAATGTTTCCCATCCAACACAAACAAGAGATCTGCTTCCCCCCTGTAACCAGGAAATGCCTGCACAAAATGGCAACAACCAATATAGGATAGGATGAAATGCAAACACAACACCAACTCAATATACAATACCCGCAAATTTGGCTTGATGCGCTTCAGGTAACACAAGATTCATTTGAAGAAGAAGCCAAAATGGCTATGGCGGTAAAACTTTTTGAGATGAAACGGCTTTCTTCGGGCATGGCAGCAAAGCTTGCCGGAATTCCGAGAGTTCTCTTTCTGCTGAAGCTCCATCAATACGGTGTACCGATGATGGACCTTGATGAAGAGGAATTTGCAGAGGACATAAAAAATGCCTGACTCCAGAAAAATCGTCATAAACACCGGCCCTCTCCTTGCTTTGATCGCCGGAATGGGAAATTTAAATATACTGGATTCTCTCTACGAACGGGTTATTGTCCCCTTTGAAGTCTGTGGAGAAATTTTAAGCGGCGGTTCTGCGAGTTTCGGAATCCAGGAATTCAGTGCTGCGGACTTTTTAACCAAAATCGATCATCCCGCAGAAATATATCCGTATCTACAAAATTCTTTGGATTTAGGCGAAAGCTCTGTCATACAGACTGCACTCGACAACACAATACAAACCGTATGCATTGACGAGACTGTCGGCAGAAGAATTGCCCGTCTGAACGGACTGAAGCTGACTGGTTCACTCGGCATTATGATCCGAGCCAAACGCGAAGGGCATCCGTTCCTGCTGCATGATGCAGTGGAGCGAATGCGGGCGCAAGGCATCTGGTTAAGTGACCGACTTGTTTCATTTGCTTTACAGCAAGCCGGTGAATGAATCAATATAGAATGAACAATAGGGGACGTACCCCGTTAAATTTTATGTATAACGTACTTTAAAATAAAACACTTACAAGGTTTTTTCATGCCTACTATTTCGATGTTTTACGGCATTCTTATTCGAATGTTTTTCCGCGATATTGAGAAGCATCACACGCCGCATATTCATGCGGAATATCAAGGTGACTTTGCTGTCTATTCCATAGATAACGGCAAAGTTCTTTCAGGCAGGATACCGCCCAGAAAGCACAAACTTGTAGTAGCATGGATTGAAATTCATCAAGACGATTTATTAGCAGATTGGGAATTAGCAGTAAATGGTAAGAAGCCCTTTCGCATCCGAGGACTTGATCAATGAAAATTGTCAAAATTCAGACCAATCCTGATTATACCTTACAAATAGTTGCTCACGATGGCAGGGTAGGGATTTTTGATGTTAGGCCGTATTTACAATATGAAGCCTTCAGTGAATTAAAAGATAAAAAACAATTTATGCAAATTTCAAATGGCGGATATTTTATAGAATGGGATTGTGGTGCTGACTTGTCAGCAGATACCATTGAAGCATTATGGGAAATAAAGAGCGACAGTGAAGAGGCATATCCGACTCATTGATTTATGCTCAATTGGTTGAGAAGGTCGCATAACGGATCTCATTAAAATAAGAAAAAGGGCCACCAGCTTATGCCAACGGCTTTTTTTTATGACCAATCTACCGGGTACGTGTTCAGCGCGTAACCCAGTTTCTTATTTACCCCCCCACCACCGCACACTCTGATTTCAAGAGAGGTGTGCCACCGAAAGAGATAGGTTCTGCATCATTTCCGCGTAGTATCATGTACACCTTCGGATAGTGCTTCTTATATATTCTCTTGCATTTTCGACTTCATGCGATAGGATGGCATGGAGAAATAAAAACAGCTGCAGAATATGCAGAGGACATAAGAAATGCCTGAAGCAGACTAACCTCTCATGATACTTACCATCCAATTCGGCCTCTACCTGCTCCTCATGCTGGGCATCGGCTCTTACGCCATGCGCCGAACCACAAATAATGAGGACTTTCTTATCGGCGGGCGTACCCTGGGGCCGGTAACAACGGCCATCAGTGCCGGGGCCTCGGACATGAGCAGCTGGCTGCTCCTTGGTCTCCCCGGAGCGGTCTTTGCCTCCGGTCTGGTTGAAGGCGTCTGGATTTCCCTCGGCCTGACCCTCGGTGCCTACGCCAATTGGCGCATTGTTGCCCCACGACTCAGGGCCTCTAGCGAACAGCTTAATGCCGTCACCCTGCCCACCTATCTGTCCAACCGTTTTGACGACAGCACAGGCATCCTCAAGACCGTCTCCACCCTGGTGATCCTGATCTTTTTTACCCTCTATGTTGCATCAGGACTCAAGGGCGGCACTCTGCTCTTTGCCCACAGCTTCGGGGCCGACGAACAAACAGCCCTGCTCATAACCACCCTGGTGGTTGTCTCTTATACCTTTCTCGGCGGCTATCTGGCTGTCTGCTGGACAGACCTGATCCAGGGACTGCTCATGCTTGCGGCCCTAGTTGCCTGCTCTTTGCTGGCCTTTTTTGCTGTTGCCGGTTCAGGCGTGGATATTACCGCAGCACGACCGGAAGCCTTTCACATCAAGACCACTTGGCTCACCGGGGCCTCGCTCATGGCCTGGGGCCTGGGCTATTTCGGGCAACCGCATATCCTGGCCCGGTTTATCGGCATTAAAGGAGTGCGGGATGTCGCCTCTGCCCGCCGGATCGGGATGAGCTGGATGATTGTCTGCCTTGTGCTGGCAATTGAAATCGGCCTGCTCGGCATCGGGTATCATGCCATTGCCCCGCTGGACGGGATTACCAGTCCGGGCGGCAATAACGAACTTGTTTTTCTCGCCTTGGTCAGTGCCCTGTTTCATCCCCTTGTTGCAGGCTTTGTGCTGGCAGCGGTCTTAGCAGCCATTATGTCCACAGCGGATTCCCAGCTTTTAGTCCTCACCTCGGCCCTCACCGAGGATCTCCCCGTATTCAAACGTTTCACCGGCAAGCAACGGGCCTGGGTGAGCAGGCTCGGGGTGGTCGGTTTTGCCCTGCTTGCCTACTTTCTTGCCTCGGACAGCAATGACACCATCCTGATGATGGTCGGCTATGCCTGGGGCGGCTTTGGTGCGACCTTTGGGCCGGTAATGATTCTTTCCTTAGTCTGGCGAAAAACCACCAAATACGGTGCGCTTGCCGGGATGCTTGCCGGTGCTGCCACGATCTTTGTCGTGAAAAATTACATCATCCTTGAGGGTGACTATCTTTATGAACTGTTGCCCGGCTTTATCATCGCCTTTATGACAATTATCTTTGTCAGCGCATTAACAGACATGCCCTCGGAAGAGGCTCTTCGGAAATTTGATGCGGCACAACAGCAGGTGAAGGAGAACGGGAAGGATTCCGCCCGATCATCTGGCGTATCAACGAGTTAGGGGGAGCCAATGTTCTGTGCCCGGTGTTGAAACACCGGGCTATTTCCGGCAGTCCCTCCGGGACGCTGTTTCCCGGATATCTCCGCCCTGGAGGGGCGATCGATAATAGCCCACCGTTTTAACGGTGGGGTGGCTGACCCTGATGGAAATTGTGATCTATGGTTTCACGGATTCAGGAATCAATAAAAGAAGAGGTAGACAGCAGAGGTCTTCTGCGGGTAGACTGTCGCTGTTTCTTGTGGTTAGAACGGTGATAGGCTGCATAGATTGTCACCCCTCAATATCATCAACTTCTTGCATTCTTTTCAATCAATACCATGCAACTGCTCCGCAAATTCCTCCGTTTCTTCACCGTCATTCCGCTGGCCGGTTGGCTCTTGGGTGCGCTGGCTGCGGCCTTACTGGAATATTATCTCGGCGACCCGCTCTCCTTCCAGCTCTACCTGCCCAAGATACCGGTCATGTTCGGCACCCTGATGATGCTGAAGAATCCTGCGCTCATTCCGTCGGTGCTGGCCTATGATCTGCTGATCTATGTCCTCCCGATCCTCTTAGTCAGTCGCTTATCCGCTGGCTTAACCAACCGACTTGCCGAACGACTTGCCCGCTTACCTGTCTGGGCCGCCACCCTGCTGCATTTGGCCGCCTTTTACGGGATTCTCCATCTCTGGGCCGGAATGAATGATTACCGGGTTCTGGTGGTCAAGCTCACCATGATCGCCATCATCCTGACTATCAGCCTGAATATCATCAACGGTTATCAGGGCGAATTTTCCTGCTCTCATCCAGGCTTCATGGCCCTAGGTGCCTATGCCTCCTCCACCCTGACCCTCTGGCTCTTTGCCGATGACAAGCTTTTCGGCCCGGCTTTGCTCAATCCCGCCCTCGGGCCTTGGCTCTTTCCCCTGATCCTCATCGCAGGTGGAGCCACGGCGGCCCTGGGTTCGCTGATTGTCGCCATACCCTCCTTCCGCACCCGTGGTGATTATCTGGCTATCATTTCTTTGGCCTTCATGTTCATCGTCAAAAGTGCGGTGGAAAATCTGGAAATCATCGGCGGGCCGCGCGGGATGAGCAGCCAGCCTGATTACTCCTCCCTGCCCATGGTCTTTATCTGGACCGTCCTCTGCATCTGGATCATCCACAACTTCACCACCTCCATCATGGGTAAGGCCCTTAATGCGGTGCGCGATAACGAGGCGGCTGCCGATTCCATGACCGTCAACACCCGCAAGACCAAGATGACCGCCTTCATGTTCGGGGCCTTCTGGGCCGGAGTGGCAGGCGGTCTGTTCGCCCATGTGCTCCGCTACATCAATCCGGGCACCTTTGGCATCCAGAAACTGGCTGAGATCCTGGCAATGGTCTACTTTGGCGGACTCAACTCCATTGTCGGTTCCATTGTTGGCGCGGTCAGCATCTCAGTACTCAGCGAGGCCCTGCGTCCGCTGGAGCTCTTCAAGTGGATCATCATCCCTCTGATCCTGATCCTGATTATGATCTTCCGGCCCCACGGCCTGATTTCTTTTACTGAGCTGAATGTTCGGAAATTGATGCGGCCAAAGAAGCAGGACCGTTCAATATAACCCTTATCCTGCCACGCTACTCTTATACGAGATATATTATACGACATATGATAAAGAAATCATCCGTTTGTATAGCGAGTATTCTTGTCCTTATCAGTCTGTTGACGGAAACGGCCTATCGGTTTCTGAGCCTGAAGACGACCGAGACAACTGAGACGACGACCGAGGCAGCAGTTGGCAAAAACTGCGTCGTGCTGGTGTTTGGTCGACCGACTCAAGAGGACGGAACCTTGCATCCAATGCAGCGGTTTCGGGTGGAGGCCGGGATTGCAGTCTATCAGCAGCAACAATGCCGTCAGATCATTTTTTCCGGCGGCGCAGCTCGGAACAGATATGTTGAGGGGCAGACGATGGCGGCGTATGCACGTACCCTTGGTGTGCCGGAGAGTGCTATTGCGGTGGAGCCGGACTCGCGCACAACCTGGGAAAACCTCGGCTGTTCAGCAGCCTATCTGGAAACAGCAGAGCGCGTCTTCCTTGTGTCCGACAGTCTTCATGCCCACCGGGCAAAGCGCTATGCCTGCCGCCAGAGTCCAAGTCTTTGCGCAAAAAGCAGAGCTGCCGGAGCAAATCCTCCAGCCGCGCTCTTAGGGTGGAAGGTGCTCAGTGCTGCGCATGAACTGATTGATTGGGTGCGGGATGCGCTTTTCTACAGACAGTCAGGAGACAATGCTCCGCTCTGCAAGGCAGCAGCATCTCATCCTGATCATGTTCTTCCTCCATCTGGAAAATAAAGGGCAGTCATAGAGGTCTGCCCCTACGATCCTGCACCTCAAAAGGAAAACCAACTGTGTTTGAACAGACCTTTAAAAATATCGACGATGTACTCTGGAAAGAGAGCGGTTGCTCCTCAGAGCTGGATTATACCGAGCAGACTTCCTGGCTCCTCTTTCTTAAATACCTGGATGATCTGGAGCAGGAACGGGCCTTGGCAAGCGAGCTGCAAGGTCGGGAATACAGCTTTATCCTGGCAGAAGAGTACCGCTGGTCCTCTTGGGCTGCCCCGAAAAAGGCTGACAAGACAGCTGATCCGGATGCGGCCCTGACCGGGGATGACCTGATCGACTTTGTCAACAACAAGCTCTTTCCCTATCTCCGGGGCTTCCGACAGCGTGCTGCTTCGCCGGACACCATTGAGTACAAGATCGGGGAGATCTTTTCCGAGATCCGCAATAAATTCCAGTCTGGCTATTCCCTGCGCGATGCCCTGGATCTGGTGGATCAGCTCCGCTTCCGTTCCCAGCAGGAAAAGCACGAGCTGTCTCATCTCTATGAAAGCAAGATCAAGAACATGGGCAATGCCGGGCGCAACGGGGGCGAGTACTACACGCCCCGGCCCCTGATTCGAGCCATGATCCGGGTCATCCGCCCGCGCATCGGGGAAACCGTGTATGACGGGGCCTGCGGCTCTGCGGGCTTCCTCTGCGAAACCCATGATTATCTGCGCTATACCAGGGACGGCAAACCAGCCAAATTGAGCACAGCCCAGCTGGCTGCCCTGAAGACCCGTACCTTTTTCGGCAAGGAAAAGAAGAGTCTGGCCTATGTGATCGCCATCATGAATCTGATCCTGCACGGGATTGATGCGCCCAATATCCTCCATACCAACACCTTGGCCGACAATCTCTCCCATGTGCAGGAGAAGGACCGTTACGATATCATCTTGGCTAATCCGCCCTTTGGCGGCAAGGAGCGCAAGGAGATTCAGCAGAATTTCACCATCAAGACCGGCGAAACCGCCTTTCTCTTTCTTCAGCATTTCATCAAGTTCCTCAAGGCCGGGGGACGGGCCGCAGTGGTGATCAAGAATACCTTTCTCTCCAATTCCGATAATGCGGCCAAGGCCCTGCGCCGGGATCTGCTGGAATCCTGCAATCTCCATACCGTGCTGGACTGCCCCGGCGGCACCTTTCTTGGGGCTGGGGTCAAGACTGTGGTGCTCTTTTTTGAAAAAGGGGCACCTACGCAAAAGATCTGGTATTATCAGCTTGATCCGGGGCGGAATATGGGCAAGACCAATCCGCTCAATGATGAGGATTTGGAGGAGTTTGTTGAGCTGCAAGCCGGGTTTGCGGACAGCGAGAAATCCTGGTCGGTCCGGGTGGCTGATCTTGATCAGGAGGGGCTTGACCTGTCGGTGCGGAATCCTCATGCGGAGGAGGAAGTGCCCTTGCGGGAGCCGGTTGATATTTTGGCGGAGATTGCGGGGTTGGATCGGGAGAGTGCTGAGGTTTTGGAGCGGATTGGGGGGTTGGTGTGAGTACAGGATGGAAAACAGTAACGTTGGCTGATGTATGTTCATTTGAAAATGGAGATAGAGGAAAGAACTATCCTGGCCGCAAGGCATTCGTGAAGACTGGAGTTCCTTTTATAAATAGCGGACACCTAAAAGGTGGTACTATTAATACTGATAAAATGAACTTCATAGAAAGAGAAAGGTTCAATCTGGTAAGCAGAGGTAAAATCATAAAAGGAGACCTGCTGTTTTGCCTCCGTGGTTCTTTAGGGAAATTCGCTATAGTGGATGATATAAGTGAAGGTGCTATTGCATCTTCCCTTATTATTGTTCGTCCAGGAGAGCAATTAAACAACAGATATCTGGCTGCTTATTTTTCAAGCCAGCTTTGCCTAGCACAGATTAATAAATTTAGAAATGGGGCTGCACAACCAAACCTTTCAGGAAAAAACCTTGGGCTCTTCAAGATACCTCTTCCTCTTCTTCCAGAACAAAAACGCATTGTCGCCATCCTGGATGAAACCTTTGCAGGCATCGACCAAGCCATTGCCAATACCAAGAAAAACCTTACCAATGCTCGTGAGGTGTTTGAGAGTTATCTTAATGGAGTGTTTATCCAAAAGGATGAGGGCTGGACTGAAACTTCATTGGTGAATGAAATAGAGTTACTGACGGGATTTGCTTTCAAGAGCAAAGGTTACTCCGAAGAGCCAAACAGTATCAAGCTGTTACGAGGTGACAACATTATTCAAGGTGCTTTCCGATGGGAAAGTGCAAAAAAATGGTCAGCTAGTGACGTGGACTCTTACTCGAAATATTATCTCCGAGCAGGAGACGTTGTTCTTGCTA
This sequence is a window from Candidatus Electrothrix rattekaaiensis. Protein-coding genes within it:
- a CDS encoding NAD(P)H-hydrate dehydratase; protein product: MLLLAGAVPVEDLPFLVGPVTYNEKGITIDGHKLAINRGNEAMMTSACITCREYGVDAPLGLVAGDIGRRRGSEAIYKHLAEHLPEMGAKVLTLHYVMPDLKLNKKILATIDTMEHKPMMIADAGSMYVAKAGGDAHYYDVFTPDLGEAAFLADDKADHPSFTRGFIFNMEEDVPELIRRAYAGNNATKTMFVKGAIDYICQDGEIVDTIKEPSIETMEPIGGTGDLITGMISGLLYAGVDPLQACRIAGRANRAAGELSQPTPATQVQEILRCLPRALDKVHKDLGL
- a CDS encoding AEC family transporter; protein product: MENFIITITFLLIGMLIKRLPNFPDETGNALNLFVIYISLPALVLLKIPELAFSQDLLIPAIMPWGMLLFSSALILILSKLFHWDRPTTGCLLLIIPLGNTSFLGIPMVKAFFGEEAISYALIYDQLGSFLALATYGSLILAVYGAGENKPSIRTALKKIITFPPFIALILAFALKSFAYPATVTNLLKTMSATLVPLVMVAVGFQLTLKLNKHVMSQLSIGLAIKLIIAPLVALLICKIFGLKGEAVQVSIFEAGMPPMVSAGALAILANLSPALTAALVGIGIILSFATLPLLYQLMV
- a CDS encoding UPF0175 family protein encodes the protein MQTQHQLNIQYPQIWLDALQVTQDSFEEEAKMAMAVKLFEMKRLSSGMAAKLAGIPRVLFLLKLHQYGVPMMDLDEEEFAEDIKNA
- a CDS encoding DUF3368 domain-containing protein: MPDSRKIVINTGPLLALIAGMGNLNILDSLYERVIVPFEVCGEILSGGSASFGIQEFSAADFLTKIDHPAEIYPYLQNSLDLGESSVIQTALDNTIQTVCIDETVGRRIARLNGLKLTGSLGIMIRAKREGHPFLLHDAVERMRAQGIWLSDRLVSFALQQAGE
- a CDS encoding DUF4160 domain-containing protein, which codes for MPTISMFYGILIRMFFRDIEKHHTPHIHAEYQGDFAVYSIDNGKVLSGRIPPRKHKLVVAWIEIHQDDLLADWELAVNGKKPFRIRGLDQ
- a CDS encoding DUF2442 domain-containing protein produces the protein MKIVKIQTNPDYTLQIVAHDGRVGIFDVRPYLQYEAFSELKDKKQFMQISNGGYFIEWDCGADLSADTIEALWEIKSDSEEAYPTH
- the putP gene encoding sodium/proline symporter PutP, translated to MILTIQFGLYLLLMLGIGSYAMRRTTNNEDFLIGGRTLGPVTTAISAGASDMSSWLLLGLPGAVFASGLVEGVWISLGLTLGAYANWRIVAPRLRASSEQLNAVTLPTYLSNRFDDSTGILKTVSTLVILIFFTLYVASGLKGGTLLFAHSFGADEQTALLITTLVVVSYTFLGGYLAVCWTDLIQGLLMLAALVACSLLAFFAVAGSGVDITAARPEAFHIKTTWLTGASLMAWGLGYFGQPHILARFIGIKGVRDVASARRIGMSWMIVCLVLAIEIGLLGIGYHAIAPLDGITSPGGNNELVFLALVSALFHPLVAGFVLAAVLAAIMSTADSQLLVLTSALTEDLPVFKRFTGKQRAWVSRLGVVGFALLAYFLASDSNDTILMMVGYAWGGFGATFGPVMILSLVWRKTTKYGALAGMLAGAATIFVVKNYIILEGDYLYELLPGFIIAFMTIIFVSALTDMPSEEALRKFDAAQQQVKENGKDSARSSGVSTS
- a CDS encoding branched-chain amino acid ABC transporter permease, yielding MQLLRKFLRFFTVIPLAGWLLGALAAALLEYYLGDPLSFQLYLPKIPVMFGTLMMLKNPALIPSVLAYDLLIYVLPILLVSRLSAGLTNRLAERLARLPVWAATLLHLAAFYGILHLWAGMNDYRVLVVKLTMIAIILTISLNIINGYQGEFSCSHPGFMALGAYASSTLTLWLFADDKLFGPALLNPALGPWLFPLILIAGGATAALGSLIVAIPSFRTRGDYLAIISLAFMFIVKSAVENLEIIGGPRGMSSQPDYSSLPMVFIWTVLCIWIIHNFTTSIMGKALNAVRDNEAAADSMTVNTRKTKMTAFMFGAFWAGVAGGLFAHVLRYINPGTFGIQKLAEILAMVYFGGLNSIVGSIVGAVSISVLSEALRPLELFKWIIIPLILILIMIFRPHGLISFTELNVRKLMRPKKQDRSI
- a CDS encoding YdcF family protein; translated protein: MIKKSSVCIASILVLISLLTETAYRFLSLKTTETTETTTEAAVGKNCVVLVFGRPTQEDGTLHPMQRFRVEAGIAVYQQQQCRQIIFSGGAARNRYVEGQTMAAYARTLGVPESAIAVEPDSRTTWENLGCSAAYLETAERVFLVSDSLHAHRAKRYACRQSPSLCAKSRAAGANPPAALLGWKVLSAAHELIDWVRDALFYRQSGDNAPLCKAAASHPDHVLPPSGK
- a CDS encoding N-6 DNA methylase, with amino-acid sequence MFEQTFKNIDDVLWKESGCSSELDYTEQTSWLLFLKYLDDLEQERALASELQGREYSFILAEEYRWSSWAAPKKADKTADPDAALTGDDLIDFVNNKLFPYLRGFRQRAASPDTIEYKIGEIFSEIRNKFQSGYSLRDALDLVDQLRFRSQQEKHELSHLYESKIKNMGNAGRNGGEYYTPRPLIRAMIRVIRPRIGETVYDGACGSAGFLCETHDYLRYTRDGKPAKLSTAQLAALKTRTFFGKEKKSLAYVIAIMNLILHGIDAPNILHTNTLADNLSHVQEKDRYDIILANPPFGGKERKEIQQNFTIKTGETAFLFLQHFIKFLKAGGRAAVVIKNTFLSNSDNAAKALRRDLLESCNLHTVLDCPGGTFLGAGVKTVVLFFEKGAPTQKIWYYQLDPGRNMGKTNPLNDEDLEEFVELQAGFADSEKSWSVRVADLDQEGLDLSVRNPHAEEEVPLREPVDILAEIAGLDRESAEVLERIGGLV
- a CDS encoding restriction endonuclease subunit S — encoded protein: MSTGWKTVTLADVCSFENGDRGKNYPGRKAFVKTGVPFINSGHLKGGTINTDKMNFIERERFNLVSRGKIIKGDLLFCLRGSLGKFAIVDDISEGAIASSLIIVRPGEQLNNRYLAAYFSSQLCLAQINKFRNGAAQPNLSGKNLGLFKIPLPLLPEQKRIVAILDETFAGIDQAIANTKKNLTNAREVFESYLNGVFIQKDEGWTETSLVNEIELLTGFAFKSKGYSEEPNSIKLLRGDNIIQGAFRWESAKKWSASDVDSYSKYYLRAGDVVLAMDRTWVKAGLKYAQIEEKDLPCLLVQRVARLRPKSNLDSNFLKYLISSNEFTKYVLSIQTGSGVPHISGAQIKAFQFGKPTTAIQKKTSAELDKLHLEIQHLESIYQKKLTALAELKQSILHKAFTGELTQTPEQELAEAC